In a genomic window of Halalkalicoccus sp. CG83:
- the yciH gene encoding stress response translation initiation inhibitor YciH, with product MARKKGLGDIAGLPPELGIDDDLARAQQRASIRMEKRRYGKPVTIVEGLDPRDVDLAELASRLKRRLGTGGTVEDGRIELQGDHRKRLPDRLREEGFLLE from the coding sequence GTGGCACGAAAGAAGGGGCTCGGCGACATCGCCGGGCTCCCGCCGGAGCTCGGGATCGACGATGACCTCGCGCGGGCACAACAGCGCGCGAGCATCCGCATGGAGAAACGCCGCTACGGGAAGCCGGTCACGATCGTCGAGGGACTCGATCCCCGCGACGTCGATCTGGCCGAATTGGCTTCACGGCTGAAACGCCGGCTGGGAACCGGCGGCACCGTCGAGGACGGCCGGATCGAGCTCCAGGGCGACCACCGAAAACGCCTGCCCGATCGGCTCCGCGAGGAGGGGTTCCTCCTCGAGTGA
- a CDS encoding DUF5804 family protein, whose translation MTTVCIVGDDDVDVRFELLSRETAREALATYDLASPWENTLAADTVSLGAAVSLCNDLNWYLVRFARRVFVREPSIDEDEWLSRRLAAAVRDDEVEPGETGRRLAVYGVADGRLVEPMYVTRRDDEVPEYDLREVEETVVVRVTEGEFGG comes from the coding sequence GTGACGACCGTCTGTATCGTCGGTGACGACGACGTCGACGTCCGTTTCGAGCTTCTGAGCCGCGAGACCGCCCGGGAGGCGCTCGCGACCTACGACCTCGCGAGTCCGTGGGAGAACACGCTCGCCGCCGACACCGTGAGTCTTGGCGCCGCGGTGTCGCTGTGTAACGACCTCAACTGGTATCTCGTCCGGTTCGCACGGCGAGTGTTCGTTCGCGAACCCTCGATCGACGAGGACGAGTGGCTCTCGCGAAGGCTGGCGGCGGCGGTACGGGACGACGAGGTCGAACCCGGCGAGACCGGTCGACGTCTCGCGGTCTACGGCGTCGCCGACGGGCGGTTGGTCGAACCGATGTACGTCACCCGCCGCGACGACGAGGTACCGGAGTACGACCTCCGGGAGGTCGAGGAGACGGTCGTCGTGCGCGTGACCGAGGGGGAGTTCGGCGGATGA
- a CDS encoding tRNA sulfurtransferase produces the protein MHPPGADTVLVRYGDVGVKSSKVQRDMERALRENLGAMLARRGIDADVTGERTRPRVRVDPEELGRATDAAADVFGIVSASPCSVVEPTINAISEALAASARVDYEEGSFAVRARRAGERDDHPFTSEDLEREGGQAVWDAVPNPEVDLENPDHTYYVECRSEEAFVFTEKRPGPGGLPLGTQRPLVALLSGGIDSPVAAWEVMRRGAPIVPLYFDFEAYGGVDHVARTVESARTLAEYAPNHGFDLRVAPAGAAADRLVETTRETRMLSLRRFMLRVAEGLAREVGAVGIVTGEAIGQKSSQTSVNLATTDPATGLPVHRPLVTRDKQEIIRQAREIGTYEAATIEAGCNRIAPDYPETNATLETVEAAEPDLTPLVEETLSALETVAL, from the coding sequence ATGCATCCTCCCGGAGCCGACACCGTTCTCGTTCGCTACGGGGACGTCGGCGTCAAGAGCTCGAAGGTCCAACGAGACATGGAACGCGCTCTACGGGAGAACCTCGGAGCGATGCTCGCGAGACGGGGGATCGACGCCGACGTGACCGGCGAACGCACGCGTCCCCGGGTTCGCGTCGATCCGGAGGAACTGGGGCGTGCGACCGACGCCGCCGCTGACGTCTTCGGAATCGTCTCCGCGAGTCCCTGTAGCGTCGTCGAGCCGACGATAAACGCGATCAGCGAGGCGCTCGCGGCGAGCGCGCGCGTCGACTACGAAGAGGGGAGCTTCGCGGTGCGTGCCCGCCGCGCCGGCGAGCGCGACGACCACCCCTTCACGAGCGAGGACCTCGAACGCGAGGGTGGACAGGCGGTGTGGGACGCGGTTCCGAACCCCGAGGTCGACCTCGAGAACCCCGATCATACCTACTACGTCGAGTGTCGGTCCGAGGAGGCGTTCGTCTTCACGGAGAAGCGCCCCGGTCCCGGCGGCCTGCCCCTCGGGACCCAGCGCCCGCTGGTCGCGCTCCTGAGCGGCGGGATCGACTCGCCGGTGGCGGCCTGGGAGGTGATGAGACGCGGCGCGCCGATCGTCCCGCTCTACTTCGACTTCGAGGCCTACGGTGGCGTCGATCACGTCGCCCGCACGGTCGAGTCGGCGCGTACCCTCGCCGAGTACGCGCCGAACCACGGGTTCGACCTACGGGTGGCGCCGGCGGGTGCGGCCGCGGATCGACTCGTCGAGACGACCCGCGAGACCCGGATGCTCTCGCTGCGACGGTTCATGCTCCGCGTCGCGGAGGGACTCGCCCGCGAGGTCGGCGCCGTCGGGATCGTCACCGGCGAGGCGATCGGCCAGAAGTCGAGCCAGACGAGCGTGAACCTCGCGACGACCGACCCCGCGACGGGGCTGCCCGTTCATCGGCCGCTGGTGACCCGCGACAAACAGGAGATCATCCGACAGGCCCGCGAGATCGGGACCTACGAGGCCGCCACCATCGAGGCGGGCTGTAACCGGATCGCTCCCGACTACCCCGAGACGAACGCTACGCTCGAGACGGTCGAAGCGGCCGAACCCGATCTCACGCCGCTGGTGGAGGAGACGCTCTCCGCGCTCGAGACCGTCGCGCTCTAG
- a CDS encoding thioredoxin family protein yields MTLETMEPNPTWDPVAHEATLEPFEERADELTIHVWGADWCGDCRSVLPDFAAALDAAGVPEESIHQYEVEKLEDGSKEGPKVEEYGVEYIPTIVVERNGEKVARFVEKEPIPVAEFLAEQLNEIEAGPETGASV; encoded by the coding sequence ATGACGCTCGAAACGATGGAGCCGAACCCGACCTGGGACCCCGTTGCCCACGAGGCGACACTCGAGCCGTTCGAGGAACGCGCCGACGAACTCACGATCCACGTCTGGGGGGCCGACTGGTGTGGCGACTGCCGATCCGTCCTGCCCGACTTCGCCGCGGCGCTCGATGCCGCGGGCGTTCCCGAGGAATCGATCCACCAGTACGAAGTCGAGAAGCTCGAGGACGGCTCGAAGGAGGGCCCGAAGGTCGAGGAGTACGGCGTCGAGTACATCCCGACGATCGTCGTCGAACGGAACGGCGAGAAGGTCGCCCGGTTCGTCGAGAAGGAGCCGATCCCCGTCGCCGAGTTCCTCGCCGAACAGCTCAACGAGATCGAGGCGGGACCGGAGACCGGGGCCTCGGTCTAG
- a CDS encoding NRDE family protein: protein MCTFIVAWQVFPDAPVVVAANRDEALDRPAHPPGVYAENPRIVAPWDEEAGGTWIGYNDHGVVAAVTNRWIDADLAAERSRGLLVADVLERESAEEAARFIERSTDRYEYDGFNLVVLDENAALLLEWDGRLRVENLDPGVHVVVNVGADDRYEIPAARPEVGERQAENARRAIEKLQPEPGERAEAWHERAATALRDHDYGFCVHGDVTEESSADQPEANASGRGFGTRSSSLIRTESDGKFTYRFADGPPCRSEYEPVDVQV from the coding sequence GTGTGTACGTTCATCGTCGCCTGGCAGGTCTTCCCCGACGCGCCGGTCGTCGTCGCGGCGAACCGTGACGAAGCGCTGGATCGGCCCGCCCATCCGCCGGGAGTGTACGCGGAGAACCCACGGATCGTCGCCCCGTGGGACGAGGAGGCCGGCGGCACCTGGATCGGCTACAACGACCACGGCGTGGTCGCCGCGGTTACCAACCGCTGGATCGACGCCGACCTCGCCGCCGAACGCTCGCGCGGGCTGCTCGTAGCCGACGTCCTCGAACGCGAGTCCGCCGAGGAGGCCGCGAGGTTCATCGAACGGTCGACCGATCGATACGAGTACGACGGGTTCAACCTCGTTGTGCTCGACGAGAACGCCGCACTCCTCCTCGAGTGGGACGGCCGACTCCGGGTCGAGAACCTCGATCCCGGCGTCCACGTCGTCGTGAACGTCGGCGCGGACGACCGTTACGAGATCCCCGCGGCTCGTCCGGAGGTCGGCGAACGACAGGCCGAGAACGCCCGGCGGGCGATCGAGAAGCTCCAGCCCGAACCCGGCGAGCGCGCGGAGGCCTGGCACGAGCGGGCGGCGACGGCGCTTCGCGACCACGACTACGGCTTCTGCGTCCACGGAGACGTCACCGAGGAATCCTCGGCGGACCAGCCGGAAGCGAACGCTTCCGGCAGGGGGTTCGGCACGCGCTCGTCGTCGCTCATTCGGACGGAATCCGACGGGAAGTTCACCTACCGGTTCGCGGACGGACCGCCGTGTCGGAGCGAGTACGAACCCGTGGACGTTCAGGTCTAG
- a CDS encoding MFS transporter, whose product MRLPGTDGLRAIAHDLWRDGRGWILVGVAGGWFLSLGVRLVFPALLPYVREAFTLDLTIAGLLLTVLWFAYALGQFPGGIIGDRLGEGNALVLSTVVSGGAIAALALSGSALALFAATAVFGFSTALFGPARFTILSSVYDRRDGTAVGLTLAAGEAGNTLLPVVAGVLAAAVSWRLGFGVTVPLFFCMALVIWRVVPGRPTGTTSAVDTLSVETLRYVVHGIAERTILIVTGVHVFLFFVYQGFTGFYPTYLVEVKGLAPSVAAGLFGAFFAVGVLVQPVAGAGGDRFGTRPTLLVVIAVSTLALAALPFIDGFAGIAIVTAVASALVGVTPLTQTFLVNALPDDMKGSGLGLLRTGQIALGATGPLVVGAVADLGYFDGAFLGLAAISVAGIVLCLFVPDD is encoded by the coding sequence GTGCGTCTTCCCGGAACCGATGGCCTCCGTGCGATCGCTCACGACCTCTGGCGGGACGGACGCGGGTGGATCCTCGTCGGGGTGGCGGGCGGTTGGTTCCTCTCGCTCGGCGTCCGCCTCGTCTTTCCCGCGCTGTTGCCGTACGTCCGCGAGGCGTTCACGCTCGATCTGACCATCGCGGGGCTGCTGTTGACCGTCCTCTGGTTCGCGTACGCCCTCGGACAGTTCCCGGGCGGGATCATCGGCGACCGGCTGGGCGAGGGCAACGCGCTCGTCCTCAGCACCGTCGTCTCAGGGGGGGCGATCGCCGCGCTCGCGCTCTCGGGCTCCGCGCTCGCGCTGTTCGCCGCGACTGCGGTGTTCGGCTTCTCGACCGCGCTGTTCGGCCCCGCACGCTTCACCATCCTCTCGAGCGTCTACGACCGACGCGACGGCACCGCGGTCGGCCTGACGCTCGCGGCCGGCGAGGCGGGCAACACGCTGCTGCCGGTCGTCGCGGGCGTGCTCGCGGCCGCCGTCTCCTGGCGGCTGGGCTTCGGCGTCACGGTGCCGCTGTTCTTCTGCATGGCGCTGGTGATCTGGCGGGTCGTTCCCGGACGGCCGACCGGCACGACGAGCGCGGTCGACACGCTCTCGGTGGAGACGCTTCGCTACGTCGTCCACGGGATCGCCGAGCGAACGATCCTGATCGTCACGGGCGTCCACGTCTTCCTCTTCTTCGTCTATCAGGGCTTCACGGGGTTCTACCCCACCTACCTCGTCGAGGTGAAGGGGCTCGCGCCGAGCGTCGCGGCGGGGCTGTTCGGCGCCTTCTTCGCCGTCGGCGTGCTCGTCCAGCCGGTCGCGGGGGCGGGCGGCGACCGCTTCGGCACCCGCCCCACGCTGCTGGTCGTGATCGCCGTCTCGACGCTCGCGCTGGCGGCGCTGCCGTTCATCGACGGCTTTGCGGGGATCGCCATCGTCACGGCGGTCGCGAGCGCGCTGGTGGGCGTGACGCCGCTCACCCAGACGTTCCTCGTCAACGCGTTGCCCGACGACATGAAGGGAAGCGGCCTCGGCCTGCTGCGGACCGGCCAGATCGCCCTCGGCGCAACCGGCCCGCTGGTCGTCGGGGCGGTCGCGGATCTCGGCTACTTCGACGGCGCCTTCCTGGGCCTCGCCGCGATCTCGGTCGCCGGAATCGTGCTCTGTCTGTTCGTTCCCGACGACTAG
- a CDS encoding PLP-dependent cysteine synthase family protein: protein MKGSILETVGSPLVRVSSPEGATIAAKLEAFNPGGSAKDRAAMTMIEAAERDGLLSPGDAVVEPTSGNTGIGLAIVCAARDYDLTIVMPASKSEERRRLLRAYGAEIELVEGEMEDARARADRIAEETGAVQLGQFENPANAEAHYRTTAPEILEEVEGRTVDALVVSVGTGGTITGTATRLREEFPEVEVIAVEPAENAVLSTGTPGKDEYQGMGPGFVSDLLDVDLLDDVETVELADAEGECRRLAREEGILVGQSSGAASVAAHRVAERLAQPELNCPEMPDLSDVSSLSADGGLEDGYDDCPLVVTVFPDSGERYLSTGLFG, encoded by the coding sequence ATGAAGGGGAGCATCCTCGAGACCGTCGGGTCGCCGCTGGTCCGGGTCTCCTCGCCCGAGGGCGCCACGATCGCGGCGAAGCTCGAGGCGTTCAACCCGGGCGGGTCGGCGAAGGATCGAGCCGCGATGACGATGATCGAGGCCGCGGAACGCGACGGGCTGCTCTCGCCCGGCGACGCGGTGGTCGAGCCCACGAGCGGCAACACGGGGATCGGGCTGGCGATCGTCTGTGCCGCCCGGGACTACGACCTCACCATCGTCATGCCCGCCTCGAAGTCCGAGGAGCGCCGCCGCCTCCTCAGGGCCTACGGCGCGGAGATCGAACTGGTCGAGGGCGAGATGGAGGACGCCCGCGCGCGCGCCGACCGGATCGCGGAGGAGACCGGCGCCGTCCAGCTGGGCCAGTTCGAGAACCCCGCCAACGCCGAGGCGCACTACCGAACGACGGCCCCCGAGATCCTGGAGGAGGTCGAGGGTCGAACGGTCGACGCGCTCGTCGTCTCGGTGGGCACCGGCGGGACGATCACTGGCACGGCGACCCGCCTGCGCGAGGAGTTCCCCGAGGTGGAGGTGATCGCGGTCGAGCCGGCGGAGAACGCGGTGCTCTCGACGGGCACGCCGGGAAAGGACGAGTACCAGGGGATGGGCCCGGGGTTCGTCAGCGACCTGCTCGACGTCGACCTGCTCGACGACGTCGAGACCGTCGAGCTCGCCGATGCGGAAGGGGAGTGTCGCCGACTCGCCCGCGAGGAGGGGATCCTCGTCGGTCAGTCGAGCGGCGCGGCCTCGGTCGCGGCCCACCGTGTCGCCGAACGACTCGCACAGCCCGAGCTCAACTGTCCCGAGATGCCCGACCTATCCGACGTGAGCTCGCTCAGCGCCGACGGCGGCCTCGAGGACGGCTACGACGACTGCCCGCTCGTGGTGACGGTCTTCCCCGACAGCGGCGAGCGCTACCTCTCGACCGGCCTGTTCGGCTGA
- a CDS encoding thioredoxin domain-containing protein, with protein sequence MSVTDRNRLDEEESPYLRQHADNPVNWQPWDDAALEEARERDVPIFLSVGYSACHWCHVMEDESFEDEGIAEKLNEGFVPIKVDREERPDLDSIYQTICQLVTRRGGWPLSVWLTPDGRPFYVGTYFPKESRQGMPGFGDLLGSIRDSWETDREEIERRADQWTAALDDELEDVPEGGERPEGVLTNAAQAALRAADREHGGFGQGGPKFPQTTRLDLLGRAFDRTGRKAYLEVVRETLDAMADRGMYDHLGGGFHRYATDREWIVPHFEKMLYDNAELPRAYLAGYQLTGEERYARVVRETFGFVDREMSHPEGGFYSTLDAQSEVPASRREDDEPGEHEEGAFFVWTPEEVRDVLDEERADLFCDRYGVTESGNFEGRTVLTLSRSVESLAEEYGLSEEETRERLEDARGELFEARESRPRPRRDEKVLAGWNGLMISAFAEGGLVLDEAYADRAVSALDFVRERLWDEEEGLLSRRFKDGQVKVEGYLEDYAFLARGAFDCYQATGDVRHLGFALDLARAIEREFWDADRGTLYFTPSTGEELVTRPQELHDQSTPSSLGVAADVLLSLSHFAGEDARFEEIVETVLERQGDRIEGSPLEHTTLALVADRFETGAVELTVAADRLPEAWRDRLAEAYLPGSVLARRPPTEEGLNEWLDVLDLEEVPPIWAERTARDGEATIYVCRSFTCSPPVNDIEEALSWVDDLDPSS encoded by the coding sequence ATGAGCGTCACCGATCGCAACCGCCTCGACGAGGAGGAGAGCCCGTACCTCCGCCAGCACGCGGACAACCCGGTCAACTGGCAGCCCTGGGACGACGCCGCGCTCGAGGAAGCCCGCGAGCGTGACGTCCCGATCTTCCTCTCGGTCGGCTACTCCGCGTGTCACTGGTGTCACGTGATGGAGGACGAGAGCTTCGAGGACGAGGGGATCGCCGAGAAGCTGAACGAGGGGTTCGTTCCGATCAAGGTCGATCGAGAGGAACGGCCCGACCTCGACAGCATCTATCAGACGATCTGTCAGCTGGTCACTCGCAGGGGCGGTTGGCCGCTGTCGGTCTGGCTCACGCCCGACGGCCGGCCGTTCTACGTGGGTACCTACTTCCCGAAGGAGTCGCGCCAGGGGATGCCCGGCTTCGGCGACCTCCTCGGGAGCATCCGCGACTCCTGGGAGACCGACCGCGAGGAGATCGAGCGCCGGGCGGACCAGTGGACCGCCGCGCTCGACGACGAGCTCGAGGACGTCCCCGAGGGAGGCGAGCGCCCCGAGGGCGTGCTCACGAACGCCGCCCAGGCGGCGCTCCGCGCCGCCGACCGCGAGCACGGCGGGTTCGGTCAGGGCGGCCCGAAGTTCCCCCAGACCACGCGGCTCGACCTGCTGGGACGCGCGTTCGATCGCACGGGTCGGAAGGCGTACCTCGAGGTCGTCCGTGAGACGCTCGACGCGATGGCCGACCGCGGGATGTACGACCACCTCGGCGGCGGTTTTCACCGGTACGCCACCGACCGCGAGTGGATCGTCCCCCACTTCGAGAAGATGCTCTACGACAACGCCGAACTCCCGAGGGCGTACCTCGCGGGCTACCAGCTCACGGGCGAGGAGCGCTACGCCCGGGTCGTCCGCGAGACGTTCGGGTTCGTCGACCGGGAGATGAGCCACCCCGAAGGGGGCTTCTACAGCACGCTCGACGCACAGAGCGAGGTCCCCGCCTCGCGCCGCGAGGACGACGAGCCCGGCGAGCACGAGGAGGGTGCCTTTTTCGTCTGGACGCCCGAGGAGGTCCGCGACGTCCTCGACGAGGAGCGAGCCGACCTGTTCTGCGATCGCTACGGCGTCACCGAGTCGGGCAACTTCGAGGGTAGGACGGTACTGACGCTCTCGCGGAGCGTCGAGTCGCTGGCAGAGGAGTACGGGCTCTCGGAGGAGGAGACCCGCGAACGGCTCGAGGACGCGCGCGGGGAGCTGTTCGAGGCGCGCGAGTCCCGGCCGCGGCCCCGACGCGACGAGAAGGTGCTCGCGGGCTGGAACGGGCTGATGATCTCCGCGTTCGCGGAGGGCGGCCTGGTCCTCGACGAGGCGTACGCCGATCGGGCCGTCTCCGCGCTCGACTTCGTCCGCGAGCGGCTGTGGGACGAGGAGGAGGGGCTGCTCTCGCGGCGATTCAAGGACGGACAGGTGAAGGTCGAGGGCTATCTCGAGGACTACGCCTTTCTCGCGCGCGGTGCGTTCGACTGCTACCAGGCGACCGGCGACGTGCGACACCTCGGCTTCGCGCTGGATCTCGCGCGTGCCATCGAGCGGGAGTTCTGGGACGCCGATCGGGGAACCCTCTACTTCACGCCCTCGACGGGCGAGGAGCTCGTCACCCGGCCCCAGGAGCTTCACGATCAGTCGACGCCCTCGAGCCTCGGAGTCGCGGCGGACGTGCTGCTCTCGCTCTCACATTTCGCCGGCGAGGACGCGCGTTTCGAGGAGATAGTCGAGACCGTTCTAGAGCGCCAGGGCGATCGGATCGAGGGAAGCCCGCTCGAGCACACGACGCTCGCGCTCGTGGCGGATCGCTTCGAGACCGGCGCGGTCGAACTGACCGTCGCGGCCGACCGCCTGCCCGAGGCCTGGCGAGACCGCCTCGCGGAGGCGTACCTCCCCGGAAGCGTGCTCGCGCGGCGCCCGCCGACCGAGGAGGGGCTAAACGAATGGCTCGACGTTCTCGATCTGGAGGAGGTGCCACCGATCTGGGCCGAACGGACGGCCCGCGACGGGGAGGCGACGATCTACGTCTGTCGGTCGTTCACCTGTTCACCGCCAGTGAACGATATCGAGGAGGCGCTCTCCTGGGTCGACGATCTCGATCCCTCGAGCTAG